In Triticum aestivum cultivar Chinese Spring chromosome 5B, IWGSC CS RefSeq v2.1, whole genome shotgun sequence, the following proteins share a genomic window:
- the LOC123113215 gene encoding histidine-containing phosphotransfer protein 1 isoform X2, producing the protein MAAPMLNQPNGLLANMFAAGLLDDQFQELQMLQEGSAPDFIVKVVSLFCEDGERIIGEIAKLLDKPCVDYDKVGGFVHQLKGSSASLGAQRVKNSCIQFQQCCQEKSRDGCLNSLQSVRNDFYDLCSMFKPHASAVPAGPGLNPKV; encoded by the exons ATGGCGGCCCCAATGTTGAACCAGCCCAACGGCCTCCTTGCCAACATGTTCGCTGCG GGTTTGCTGGATGATCAGTTCCAGGAGCTGCAGATGCTCCAGGAAGGGAGCGCCCCAGACTTCATCGTCAAGGTTGTCTCACTCTTCTGCGAGGACGGCGAGCGTATCATCGGCGAGATCGCCAAGCTGCT GGACAAGCCATGTGTGGACTATGACAAGGTGGGTGGTTTTGTGCATCAGCTCAAGGGAAGCAGTGCAAG TCTTGGTGCTCAGAGAGTGAAGAACAGTTGCATTCAGTTCCAACAGTGTTGTCAGGAGAAGAGCAGAGATGG GTGCCTGAACTCACTGCAATCTGTGAGGAACGATTTCTATGATCTGTGCAGCATGTTCAAACCACATGCTTCAG CTGTGCCAGCAGGTCCAGGCCTTAATCCTAAAGTATAG
- the LOC123113215 gene encoding histidine-containing phosphotransfer protein 1 isoform X1, protein MLDLLTSMHLCLKRLVSALLSLLRVAMAAPMLNQPNGLLANMFAAGLLDDQFQELQMLQEGSAPDFIVKVVSLFCEDGERIIGEIAKLLDKPCVDYDKVGGFVHQLKGSSASLGAQRVKNSCIQFQQCCQEKSRDGCLNSLQSVRNDFYDLCSMFKPHASAVPAGPGLNPKV, encoded by the exons ATGTTGGACTTGTTGACGTCCATG CATCTTTGTTTGAAGAGATTAGTGTCCG CTCTATTGTCCTTGTTGCGGGTAGCCATGGCGGCCCCAATGTTGAACCAGCCCAACGGCCTCCTTGCCAACATGTTCGCTGCG GGTTTGCTGGATGATCAGTTCCAGGAGCTGCAGATGCTCCAGGAAGGGAGCGCCCCAGACTTCATCGTCAAGGTTGTCTCACTCTTCTGCGAGGACGGCGAGCGTATCATCGGCGAGATCGCCAAGCTGCT GGACAAGCCATGTGTGGACTATGACAAGGTGGGTGGTTTTGTGCATCAGCTCAAGGGAAGCAGTGCAAG TCTTGGTGCTCAGAGAGTGAAGAACAGTTGCATTCAGTTCCAACAGTGTTGTCAGGAGAAGAGCAGAGATGG GTGCCTGAACTCACTGCAATCTGTGAGGAACGATTTCTATGATCTGTGCAGCATGTTCAAACCACATGCTTCAG CTGTGCCAGCAGGTCCAGGCCTTAATCCTAAAGTATAG